Proteins co-encoded in one Streptomyces sp. NBC_01283 genomic window:
- the rplF gene encoding 50S ribosomal protein L6 yields MSRIGKLPITVPAGVDVTIDGRTVAVKGPKGSLSHTVVAPIDIAKGEDGVLNVTRPNDERQNKALHGLSRTLVANMITGVTTGYVKKLEISGVGYRVLAKGSNLEFSLGYSHPILVEAPEGITFKVESATKLSVEGIDKQKVGEVAANIRKLRKPDPYKAKGVKYEGEVIRRKVGKAGK; encoded by the coding sequence ATGTCGCGTATTGGCAAGCTCCCCATCACGGTTCCCGCCGGCGTGGACGTCACCATCGACGGCCGGACGGTCGCGGTTAAGGGCCCCAAGGGCTCCCTTTCCCACACCGTCGTCGCGCCGATCGACATCGCTAAGGGTGAGGACGGCGTTCTGAACGTCACCCGCCCGAACGACGAGCGTCAGAACAAGGCCCTGCACGGCCTGTCCCGCACGCTGGTGGCGAACATGATCACCGGCGTGACCACGGGTTACGTGAAGAAGCTCGAGATCAGCGGTGTCGGTTACCGCGTGCTCGCGAAGGGCTCCAACCTGGAGTTCTCGCTGGGTTACAGCCACCCGATCCTGGTCGAGGCCCCTGAGGGCATCACCTTCAAGGTGGAGTCCGCGACCAAGCTTTCGGTCGAGGGCATCGACAAGCAGAAGGTCGGCGAGGTTGCGGCCAACATCCGCAAGCTGCGCAAGCCCGACCCGTACAAGGCCAAGGGCGTCAAGTACGAGGGCGAAGTCATCCGGCGCAAGGTCGGAAAGGCAGGTAAGTAA
- the rpsH gene encoding 30S ribosomal protein S8: MTMTDPIADMLTRLRNANSAYHDTVAMPHSKIKSHIAEILQQEGFITGWKVEDAEVGKNLVLELKFGPNRERSIAGIKRISKPGLRVYAKSTNLPKVLGGLGVAVISTSHGLLTGQQAGKKGVGGEVLAYVW, encoded by the coding sequence ATGACCATGACTGATCCGATCGCGGACATGCTGACTCGTCTGCGTAACGCGAACTCGGCGTACCACGACACCGTGGCGATGCCGCACAGCAAGATCAAGTCTCACATCGCGGAGATCCTCCAGCAGGAGGGCTTCATCACGGGCTGGAAGGTCGAGGACGCCGAGGTTGGCAAGAACCTCGTTCTCGAGCTGAAGTTCGGCCCGAACCGTGAGCGCTCCATTGCGGGCATCAAGCGGATCTCCAAGCCCGGTCTCCGGGTTTACGCGAAGTCCACCAACCTGCCGAAGGTGCTCGGCGGCCTGGGCGTGGCGGTTATCTCCACGTCCCACGGTCTCCTCACCGGCCAGCAGGCAGGCAAGAAGGGCGTAGGTGGGGAAGTCCTCGCCTACGTCTGGTAG
- a CDS encoding type Z 30S ribosomal protein S14 has product MAKKALIAKAARKPKFGVRGYTRCQRCGRPHSVYRKFGLCRVCLREMAHRGELPGVTKSSW; this is encoded by the coding sequence ATGGCGAAGAAGGCTCTTATTGCCAAGGCTGCTCGTAAGCCCAAGTTCGGTGTGCGCGGCTACACCCGCTGCCAGCGCTGTGGCCGTCCGCACTCCGTGTACCGCAAGTTCGGCCTCTGCCGCGTGTGCCTTCGTGAGATGGCTCACCGTGGCGAGCTGCCGGGCGTGACCAAGAGCTCCTGGTAA
- the rplE gene encoding 50S ribosomal protein L5, translating to MTTTTTPRLKTKYREEIAGKLQEEFSYENVMQTPGLVKIVVNMGVGDAARDSKLMDGAVRDLTTITGQKPAITKARKSIAQFKLREGQPIGCHVTLRGDRMWEFLDRTLSLALPRIRDFRGLSPKQFDGRGNYTFGLTEQVMFHEIDQDKIDRVRGMDITVVTTATNDAEGRALLRHLGFPFKEA from the coding sequence ATGACGACCACCACCACTCCGCGTCTGAAGACGAAGTACCGCGAGGAGATCGCGGGCAAGCTGCAGGAAGAGTTCTCGTACGAGAACGTCATGCAGACCCCGGGTCTCGTCAAGATCGTGGTCAACATGGGTGTCGGCGACGCCGCCCGTGACTCGAAGCTCATGGACGGTGCCGTCCGTGACCTGACCACCATCACGGGTCAGAAGCCGGCCATCACGAAGGCCCGGAAGTCCATCGCGCAGTTCAAGCTGCGCGAGGGTCAGCCGATCGGCTGCCACGTCACGCTCCGTGGCGACCGCATGTGGGAGTTCCTGGACCGCACCCTGTCGCTCGCGCTTCCGCGCATCCGCGACTTCCGTGGTCTGTCCCCCAAGCAGTTCGACGGCCGTGGCAACTACACCTTCGGTCTCACGGAGCAGGTCATGTTCCACGAGATCGACCAGGACAAGATCGACCGCGTCCGGGGTATGGACATCACCGTGGTCACCACGGCGACCAACGACGCCGAAGGCCGTGCCCTTCTCCGTCACCTCGGCTTCCCCTTCAAGGAGGCGTAA
- the rplX gene encoding 50S ribosomal protein L24, whose protein sequence is MKIKKGDLVQVITGKDKGKQGKVIAAYPRDERVLVEGVNRVKKHTKAGPTASGSQAGGIVTTEAPVHVSNVQLVVEKDGNKVVTRVGFRFDDDGNKIRVAKRTGEDI, encoded by the coding sequence ATGAAGATCAAGAAGGGCGACCTGGTTCAGGTCATCACCGGTAAGGACAAGGGCAAGCAGGGCAAGGTCATTGCCGCTTACCCGCGCGACGAGCGCGTCCTGGTCGAGGGTGTCAACCGGGTCAAGAAGCACACGAAGGCCGGCCCGACCGCCAGCGGTTCGCAGGCCGGCGGCATCGTGACCACCGAAGCCCCTGTCCACGTGAGCAACGTTCAGCTCGTCGTGGAGAAGGACGGCAACAAGGTCGTCACGCGTGTCGGTTTCCGCTTCGACGATGACGGCAACAAGATCCGCGTTGCCAAGCGGACGGGTGAGGACATCTGA
- the rplN gene encoding 50S ribosomal protein L14, which produces MIQQESRLRIADNTGAKEILTIRVLGGSGRRYAGIGDVIVATVKDAIPGGNVKKGDVVKAVIVRTVKERRRPDGSYIRFDENAAVILKNDGDPRGTRIFGPVGRELREKKFMKIISLAPEVL; this is translated from the coding sequence GTGATCCAGCAGGAGTCGCGACTTCGGATCGCCGACAACACGGGTGCGAAGGAAATTCTCACCATCCGTGTTCTCGGTGGCTCGGGTCGCCGCTACGCGGGCATCGGTGACGTCATTGTCGCCACCGTCAAGGACGCGATCCCCGGTGGCAACGTGAAGAAGGGTGACGTCGTCAAGGCGGTCATCGTTCGCACCGTCAAGGAGCGCCGCCGTCCCGACGGCTCGTACATCCGCTTCGACGAGAACGCCGCCGTCATTCTGAAGAACGACGGCGACCCTCGCGGCACCCGTATCTTCGGCCCCGTCGGCCGTGAGCTGCGCGAGAAGAAGTTCATGAAGATCATCTCGCTCGCGCCGGAGGTGCTGTAA
- the rpsQ gene encoding 30S ribosomal protein S17 — protein MSESNVTETKSDRGFRKTREGLVVSDKMDKTVVVAVEDRVKHALYGKVIRRTNKLKAHDEQNAAGVGDRVLLMETRPLSATKRWRIVEILEKAK, from the coding sequence ATGAGCGAGAGCAACGTGACTGAGACCAAGAGCGACCGCGGATTCCGCAAGACCCGTGAGGGTCTGGTCGTCAGCGACAAGATGGACAAGACCGTCGTCGTCGCTGTCGAGGACCGTGTGAAGCACGCGCTGTACGGCAAGGTCATCCGCCGTACGAACAAGCTCAAGGCGCACGACGAGCAGAACGCTGCCGGCGTCGGCGACCGCGTCCTCCTGATGGAGACGCGTCCGCTGTCGGCGACCAAGCGCTGGCGCATCGTCGAGATCCTCGAGAAGGCCAAGTAA
- the rpmC gene encoding 50S ribosomal protein L29 → MSAGTKASELRELGDEELLAKLREAKEELFNLRFQAATGQLENHGRLKAVRKDIARIYTLMRERELGIETVESA, encoded by the coding sequence ATGTCGGCCGGTACCAAGGCGTCCGAGCTGCGCGAACTGGGTGACGAGGAGCTTCTCGCGAAGCTCCGCGAAGCCAAGGAAGAGCTGTTCAACCTCCGCTTCCAGGCGGCGACCGGTCAGCTCGAGAACCACGGTCGGCTCAAGGCCGTCCGTAAGGACATCGCGCGGATCTACACCCTCATGCGTGAGCGCGAGCTGGGCATCGAGACGGTGGAGAGCGCCTGA
- the rplP gene encoding 50S ribosomal protein L16, with protein MLIPRRVKHRKQHHPKRSGMSKGGTQVAFGEYGIQALTPAYVTNRQIEAARIAMTRHIKRGGKVWINIYPDRPLTKKPAETRMGSGKGSPEWWVANVKPGRVMFELSYPNEKTAREALTRAAHKLPMKCRIVRREAGES; from the coding sequence ATGCTGATCCCTCGTAGGGTCAAGCACCGCAAGCAGCACCACCCGAAGCGCAGCGGTATGTCCAAGGGTGGTACGCAGGTTGCGTTCGGCGAGTACGGCATTCAGGCCCTCACTCCGGCGTACGTGACCAACCGCCAGATCGAGGCGGCTCGTATCGCGATGACCCGCCACATCAAGCGTGGCGGCAAGGTCTGGATCAACATTTACCCGGACCGCCCGCTGACGAAGAAGCCCGCCGAGACCCGCATGGGTTCCGGTAAGGGTTCCCCCGAGTGGTGGGTCGCGAACGTCAAGCCCGGACGGGTGATGTTCGAGCTGTCCTACCCGAATGAGAAGACTGCGCGTGAGGCGCTTACCCGCGCTGCTCACAAGCTTCCGATGAAGTGCCGGATTGTTCGGCGCGAGGCAGGTGAGTCGTGA
- the rpsC gene encoding 30S ribosomal protein S3, with the protein MGQKVNPHGFRLGITTDFKSRWYADKLYKDYVKEDVAIRRMMTSGMERAGISKVEIERTRDRVRVDIHTARPGIVIGRRGAEADRIRGDLEKLTGKQVQLNILEVKNPEVDAQLVAQAVAEQLSSRVSFRRAMRKSMQSTMKAGAKGIKIQCGGRLGGAEMSRSEFYREGRVPLHTLRANVDYGFFEAKTTFGRIGVKVWIYKGDVKNIAEVRAENAAARAGNRPARGGGNDRPARSGRGGERGGRGRKPQQQSAPAAEAPKADAPAAAAAPAESTGTEA; encoded by the coding sequence ATGGGCCAGAAGGTAAACCCGCACGGGTTCCGGCTCGGCATTACCACCGACTTCAAGTCGCGTTGGTACGCCGACAAGCTGTACAAGGACTACGTCAAGGAAGACGTCGCCATCCGTCGGATGATGACGTCCGGCATGGAGCGCGCCGGCATCTCGAAGGTTGAGATCGAGCGCACCCGTGACCGCGTGCGGGTGGACATCCACACCGCGCGTCCCGGCATCGTCATCGGCCGCCGTGGCGCCGAGGCCGACCGCATCCGCGGTGACCTCGAGAAGCTCACGGGCAAGCAGGTCCAGCTGAACATCCTCGAGGTCAAGAACCCCGAGGTCGACGCTCAGCTGGTCGCGCAGGCCGTTGCGGAGCAGCTGTCCTCCCGCGTCTCCTTCCGTCGCGCCATGCGTAAGAGCATGCAGTCGACGATGAAGGCCGGCGCCAAGGGCATCAAGATCCAGTGTGGTGGCCGTCTCGGCGGCGCCGAGATGTCCCGGTCGGAGTTCTACCGCGAGGGTCGTGTGCCGCTGCACACGCTCCGTGCGAACGTCGACTACGGCTTCTTCGAGGCCAAGACGACCTTCGGCCGTATCGGCGTGAAGGTCTGGATCTACAAGGGCGACGTCAAGAACATCGCCGAGGTCCGCGCCGAGAACGCCGCGGCCCGTGCGGGTAACCGCCCGGCCCGTGGTGGCGGCAACGACCGACCGGCCCGTAGTGGCCGTGGTGGCGAGCGTGGCGGCCGCGGCCGCAAGCCGCAGCAGCAGTCCGCGCCGGCTGCCGAGGCCCCCAAGGCCGACGCTCCCGCCGCAGCTGCCGCTCCGGCTGAGAGCACCGGAACGGAGGCCTGA
- the rplV gene encoding 50S ribosomal protein L22 produces MEARAQARYIRVTPMKARRVVDLIRGMDATEAQAVLRFAPQAASVPVGKVLDSAIANAAHNYDHSDASSLVISEAYVDEGPTLKRFRPRAQGRAYRIRKRTSHITVVVSSKEGTR; encoded by the coding sequence ATGGAAGCCAGGGCCCAGGCGCGGTACATCCGCGTCACGCCCATGAAGGCCCGCCGAGTGGTGGACCTCATCCGTGGCATGGATGCCACGGAGGCTCAGGCGGTCCTGCGTTTCGCCCCGCAGGCCGCGAGCGTGCCGGTTGGCAAGGTGCTTGACAGCGCCATTGCCAACGCTGCACACAACTACGACCACAGTGACGCCTCTTCGCTGGTCATCAGCGAGGCGTACGTGGATGAGGGCCCGACCCTGAAGCGGTTCCGTCCGCGTGCTCAGGGTCGCGCCTACCGGATCCGTAAGCGGACCAGCCACATCACCGTGGTCGTCAGCAGCAAGGAAGGAACCCGGTAA
- the rpsS gene encoding 30S ribosomal protein S19, translating into MPRSLKKGPFVDGHLIKKVDVQNEAGSKNVIKTWSRRSMIVPAMLGHTIAVHNGKTHIPVFVTEAMVGHKLGEFSPTRTFRGHVKDDRKSKRR; encoded by the coding sequence ATGCCGCGCAGTCTCAAGAAGGGACCCTTCGTCGACGGACACCTCATCAAGAAGGTGGATGTCCAGAACGAAGCAGGTTCCAAGAACGTCATCAAGACCTGGTCCCGTCGCTCGATGATCGTCCCGGCCATGCTGGGCCACACGATCGCGGTGCACAACGGCAAGACCCACATCCCGGTGTTCGTCACCGAGGCGATGGTCGGCCACAAGCTCGGCGAGTTCTCGCCGACTCGCACCTTCCGCGGCCACGTCAAGGACGACCGGAAGTCGAAGCGCCGCTAG
- the rplB gene encoding 50S ribosomal protein L2: MGIRKYKPTTPGRRGSSVADFVEVTRSTPEKSLVRPLHSKGGRNNAGRVTVRHQGGGHKRAYRVIDFRRHDKDGVPAKVAHIEYDPNRTARIALLHYADGEKRYILAPRNLSQGDRVENGPGADIKPGNNLALRNIPVGTTIHAIELRPGGGAKFARSAGASVQLLAKEGSMAHLRMPSGEIRLVDVRCRATIGEVGNAEQSNINWGKAGRKRWLGVRPTVRGVAMNPVDHPHGGGEGKTSGGRHPVSPWGQKEGRTRSPKKASNKYIVRRRKTNKKR; the protein is encoded by the coding sequence ATGGGAATCCGCAAGTACAAGCCGACTACGCCGGGCCGTCGTGGCTCCAGCGTCGCCGACTTCGTCGAGGTAACGCGGTCCACGCCGGAGAAGTCGCTGGTCCGCCCGCTGCACAGCAAGGGCGGCCGTAACAACGCCGGTCGTGTGACCGTTCGCCACCAGGGTGGCGGACACAAGCGCGCCTACCGAGTGATCGACTTCCGTCGTCACGACAAGGACGGCGTGCCGGCGAAGGTCGCGCACATCGAGTACGACCCGAACCGCACCGCGCGCATCGCGCTCCTGCACTACGCGGACGGCGAGAAGCGCTACATCCTGGCCCCCCGCAACCTGTCGCAGGGTGACCGGGTCGAGAACGGACCGGGCGCGGACATCAAGCCGGGCAACAACCTGGCCCTCCGCAACATCCCGGTCGGTACGACCATCCACGCCATCGAGCTGCGGCCCGGCGGCGGCGCGAAGTTCGCCCGCTCCGCGGGTGCCTCCGTGCAGCTGCTGGCGAAGGAGGGCTCCATGGCCCACCTTCGTATGCCGTCGGGTGAGATCCGTCTGGTCGACGTCCGCTGCCGCGCCACGATTGGCGAGGTCGGCAACGCCGAGCAGTCGAACATCAACTGGGGCAAGGCCGGCCGTAAGCGCTGGCTTGGCGTTCGCCCGACCGTTCGCGGTGTGGCGATGAACCCGGTCGACCACCCGCACGGTGGTGGTGAAGGCAAGACTTCCGGTGGTCGCCACCCGGTCTCGCCGTGGGGTCAGAAGGAGGGTCGTACTCGTTCGCCGAAGAAGGCGAGCAACAAGTACATCGTCCGCCGCCGCAAGACGAACAAGAAGCGCTAG
- the rplW gene encoding 50S ribosomal protein L23, whose product MATRHPSIAPKAAKAAKAARLAKAKRHATEGKNTVETPLSKSFTDPRDVLVKPVVSEKSYALLDEGKYTFVVAPGANKTQIKQAVEAVFSVKVTGVNTINRQGKRKRTRTGFGKRADTKRAIVTLAEGDRIDIFGQAS is encoded by the coding sequence ATGGCTACGCGTCACCCGAGCATCGCCCCCAAGGCGGCCAAGGCCGCCAAGGCCGCGCGCCTCGCCAAGGCGAAGCGCCACGCCACCGAGGGCAAGAACACCGTCGAGACGCCGCTGAGCAAGAGCTTCACGGACCCCCGTGACGTCCTCGTCAAGCCGGTCGTCTCCGAGAAGAGCTACGCGCTCCTCGACGAGGGCAAGTACACCTTCGTCGTTGCGCCCGGCGCCAACAAGACCCAGATCAAGCAGGCCGTCGAGGCGGTCTTCTCGGTCAAGGTCACTGGGGTCAACACGATCAACCGCCAGGGCAAGCGCAAGCGCACCCGCACGGGGTTCGGTAAGCGCGCTGACACCAAGCGCGCGATCGTGACCCTTGCTGAGGGCGACCGTATCGACATCTTCGGCCAGGCCTCCTAA